Proteins encoded together in one Cicer arietinum cultivar CDC Frontier isolate Library 1 chromosome 4, Cicar.CDCFrontier_v2.0, whole genome shotgun sequence window:
- the LOC140920104 gene encoding uncharacterized protein, which produces MDTNKDLECQIEEVGTSKTYEKEVKRGPTIIQKVIKARSNGIKFEVGWNESGQPIDPNSSMFVSYIGAVVRQNVPITIDNWRDKALKDAKDIIWNDIQTTFVLDEGRKSYVLRVAGKIHRGFRSHLSNFYLKDREGNTNAEPPKIYQHYISKDEWSAFVGKGILHNTSGEVLHNIPIPAGHVKVSPTVAFEPTAPLPIPDNDGDMKFLSDAIGSYVAWPTHLVALQKKIPKDKSVTSPEKVQINKPPLQPKKGSKPQKLEVNRAAKLQRLEGNKAAKLAATKNLDRGKSVAAAAAPNKSQPRLGKYRACLDIQIKRNMGSNDDSRIVHMNKDIFGDEYVEYLEKEHIYELLEHKELSATVMSLYIR; this is translated from the exons atggatacaaacaaagatttagaatgtcaaattgaagaagttggcacctctaagacttatgaaaaagaagtcaaacgtggtccAACTATCATTCaaaaagtcattaaagcaaggagtaatggcattaaatttgag gttggctggaatgagagtggtcagccaattgaccccaacagctctatgtttgtaagctatattggggctgttgttcgtcaaaatgtcccaattacaattgacaattggagagataaggcgttgaaggatgccaaagatattatatggaatgacattcaa acgacttttgttcttgatgagggacGAAAGtcttatgttttgagagttgctggaaagatccatcgtggatttagatcccatctctcaaatttctatctaaaagatagagaaggaaacacaaatgctgaacctccaaagatatatcaacattatatatcaaaggatgaatggagtgcattt gtgggaaaaggaatattgcacaatacttcgggagaagtattgcacaatattccgatccccgcgggccatgtcaaagtatcgcctacggttgctttcgaaccaactgcaccgttgcccataccggacaacgatggagatatgaagttcttaagcgacgctattggcagttacgtggcatggcccacacaccttgttgccctccaaaaaaagattcccaaggacaaatcagttacatctcccgaaaag gtccaaataaataaaccacccctacagccaaaaaaaggcagcaaacctcaaaaattggaggttaatagggctgccaaactacaaaggctggagggtaataaagctgccaaacttgcagcaacaaaaaatctggatcggggaaaatcggtcgctgctgctgctgctcctaataaaagtcagccacgccttggtaaatacagggcgtgtcttgacatccaaataaaaaggaacatgggcagcaacGACGATTCGCGCATCGTACACatgaataaagatatatttggagatgagtatgttgaatatctcgaaaaggagcacatatacgaacttctcgaacataaggagctcaGTGCTACTGTAAtgagcttgtacataaggtaa